From one Amphiura filiformis chromosome 13, Afil_fr2py, whole genome shotgun sequence genomic stretch:
- the LOC140167774 gene encoding craniofacial development protein 2-like: MRGRYQCRNPASNGGTRRPDDASMATGEEEHVVPTRHSCNDAECTADNPEHERSSMNLRKHQVIGTWNVQGMTAGKLEIVTKRMEEQHSCVLGISETWWINQGRFTTDNGYTVIYSGKDEGKREFGVGFILDRNTARSFLGFNPISDRIISLRLHGHPFNISVVQVYAPTSTASDEAMENFYGQLQDVLDKIPSKDMLIILGDWNAKVGKCDIKSRLIGKFGLGERNDRGDSLEEFCQANDLIVGNTFFQQHPRRLWTWRSPGGNVKNQIDYVLLKRRWRSSLFSVRTRPGADCGSDHQLLVARMKLKLKAKKRVTPPVRFDVDKIPEQYTVSVGNRFEALLRTDEEELSPNELWEEMKEAVLSAAEENITKKKKKKQPWISKNTMELADKRQEARKRGDLPEWRKQHREVTKAVRADQRDFVERKCEDMEKAGNDSKKVFALVKELTQKTSARSDVINDRNGTTLTESEDIKTRWAEYCTELYEQKTEEEPTINDSGEIDPEPPPLLDEVRKSMKEIKNGKSPGCDEIPGELWMASGEQGVIIMWKLCDKIWRDAEWPKDWKRAVFIPIPKKGNIKSAQTTEPSA; encoded by the coding sequence ATGAGAGGTCGTTATCAATGTAGAAACCCGGCATCCAATGGTGGGACCCGCAGGCCAGACGATgcgtcaatggctactggggaagaggAGCATGTTGTTCCGACTAGGCACAGCTGTAATGACGCAGAGTGTACTGCCGACAATCCTGAGCATGAAAGGAGCAGCATGAACCTGAGAAAACATCAAGTCATAGGAACATGGAATGTTCAAGGTATGACTGCTGGGAAGCTAGAGATTGTTACAAAAAGAATGGAAGAGCAACACAGTTGTGTACTGGGCATCTCAGAAACATGGTGGATCAACCAAGGACGTTTTACTACAGACAACGGATACACAGTGATATATTCAGGCAAAGATGAAGGAAAGCGGGAGTTTGGAGTTGGTTTCATCTTGGACAGGAATACAGCAAGATCCTTCCTGGGCTTCAACCCAATCAGCGACAGAATCATCTCTCTCAGACTGCATGGGCATCCTTTCAACATCTCAGTTGTCCAGGTTTATGCACCAACATCCACTGCATCTGATGAAGCGATGGAAAACTTTTATGGTCAGCTCCAAGATGTCCTGGATAAGATTCCAAGCAAAGATATGCTTATCATCTTGGGAGACTGGAATGCAAAAGTTGGCAAGTGTGACATCAAATCAAGGTTAATTGGAAAGTTTGGATTAGGAGAAAGAAACGACCGTGGAGACAGTTTGGAAGAGTTTTGTCAGGCAAACGACCTGATTGTTGGAAACACCTTCTTTCAGCAGCACCCTCGCAGACTGTGGACTTGGAGGAGCCCTGgcggaaatgtgaaaaatcagaTTGATTATGTTTTGCTTAAAAGAAGATGGCGCTCTTCATTGTTCAGTGTACGAACCAGACCAGGTGCAGACTGCGGCAGTGACCACCAGCTACTGGTCGCACGGATGAAGCTGAAACTCAAAGCAAAGAAGCGAGTGACACCACCAGTGAGATTTGATGTGGACAAAATTCCAGAGCAATACACAGTTAGTGTGGGGAACCGATTTGAGGCGCTTCTTCGAACGGATGAGGAAGAACTCTCTCCAAACGAATTGTGGGAAGAAATGAAGGAAGCAGTGCTAAGTGCAGCAGAAGAAAACAtcacaaagaagaagaaaaagaagcagCCCTGGATATCTAAGAATACAATGGAGCTTGCTGATAAGAGACAGGAAGCCAGAAAAAGAGGAGATTTGCCAGAATGGAGGAAACAACACAGAGAAGTAACAAAAGCAGTCAGAGCTGATCAACGAGACTTTGTTGAGAGGAAATGTGAGGATATGGAAAAAGCAGGAAACGACTCCAAGAaggtgtttgctttggttaaggaACTGACTCAAAAAACTTCGGCAAGATCTGATGTTATAAATGATAGAAATGGCACCACGCTTACAGAGAGCGAAGACATCAAGACCCGATGGGCAGAATACTGCACTGAGCTTTATGAACAGAAAACAGAGGAGGAACCCACCATCAATGATTCAGGTGAAATTGACCCTGAACCACCACCCCTATTGGATGAAGTTCGTAAATCAATGAAAGAGATAAAAAATGGAAAATCACCAGGCTGTGATGAGATTCCAGGTGAACTCTGGATGGCCTCTGGTGAGCAAGGTGTGATTATCATGTGGAAGCTATGTGACAAAATCTGGAGGGATGCGGAATGGCCTAAGGACTGGAAGAGAGCAGTATTTATCCCGAtaccaaagaaaggaaatataaagAGTGCTCAAACCACCGAACCATCAGCCTAA